Within the Deinococcus peraridilitoris DSM 19664 genome, the region TGCCGGACAGCAGCACGATTCGTGCGCTCTCCAGGTACGTGGGATTGAGGTCTTCAGGGCGCATGGCACTCGCGGCGCTGCCGGTGCGCCGATACGTGAATTCGCGTTCTCCGTCCGCTTGTACGCTGATGAAGTACACTCCGTTTTCACCCGGAACCAACGGGGCGGACCGCACGTCGATTCCTTCAGCCTGCCACGCGCGCAGCAAACCAGGACCAAAGGGGTCCGTGCCGACTCGCGTGACGAGACCCACCTGCGCACCGAGCCGGCTCGCGGTGACGAGACTGTTGAGGACGTCACCCCCGTAAGCGACATTCAGTGTGGGCGTTTCACTCAACGGCTGGTCGGACCACAACTCGACCATGCATTCGCCGACCGCAATCAAGTCGAGCACGTGCCTCCTGCCAATCCCGATTCATGCAGTGCAGCGCGGGTCGCGTGCTCTATCGCGTGGGCGTCGTGAGCGCGGAGGGCTTCGCGAGGGAACAGATTCGACCCAAGACCAACCGCGAGTGCACCAGCGTGGAGGTAACCGGGAACCTCGGTGGGCTTGATGCCTCCAGTGACCAATGCTTTGAGTTGTGGAAGTGGGCCAAGCAGGTCACGCAGGTATTGCGTGCCGCCAGCGGAGCCGGCTGGAAAGATCTTCACGATTGGCGCACCCCAGCGTATGGCGCTCACGATCTCGGTGGGTGTGAGCGTGCCGGGGATGTACATGACTTGAGCTTGCCGGGCGGTAGCGGCGACCTCCGCGTCCAAGTGGGGGCTGACCAGGAATTCCGCGCCGGCTTCGACGGCGTCGTTTGCGTCTTGCGGGGTCATGATGGTGCCAGCACCAATGGAGATGCCTGCAGGCAGCTCGGTGCGCAATGAGCGGATGGCTTCGGCGGCGCCCGGGGTGGTGAAGGTCAGCTCGATGGACGTGAGGCCGCCCCTGACGGCGGCGTGAGCGGCAAGCCTGGCGCTTTGGGCGTCGTCGGCTCGGAGGATTCCGACGACGCGTGCCTTGCGCAGCGTCTCGATCATGCGTTCAGTATTCAAGCTCAACCTCTTTCGGGGAAGCGGGAAATGGGTTCGCTGCGGTCATGCTGCTTTCCGGTGACGTGGGCAAGGGTGCCTTGCACGTTCATGGTTGCACCAATCACTTGCGCTTTCAGGCCGTATCTCGAAGCCACGCCTTGCAGGACGGCGACGACTTGCTGTGCGCATTTGACTTTCAAATCAAAC harbors:
- a CDS encoding bifunctional 4-hydroxy-2-oxoglutarate aldolase/2-dehydro-3-deoxy-phosphogluconate aldolase, yielding MIETLRKARVVGILRADDAQSARLAAHAAVRGGLTSIELTFTTPGAAEAIRSLRTELPAGISIGAGTIMTPQDANDAVEAGAEFLVSPHLDAEVAATARQAQVMYIPGTLTPTEIVSAIRWGAPIVKIFPAGSAGGTQYLRDLLGPLPQLKALVTGGIKPTEVPGYLHAGALAVGLGSNLFPREALRAHDAHAIEHATRAALHESGLAGGTCST